Proteins encoded together in one Kitasatospora albolonga window:
- a CDS encoding DNA-binding response regulator, giving the protein MPDDPATAPAGHQDPPPSAIDPPALPPVPAAAPLRVVVADDNPVVRAGLGVLLSGRADIQVVAEAADGREAYEKTLRHRPDVVLLDVRMPGVDGISALPHLVGIAPVLMLTYSRESEIVHEALRLGAGGYLVHGEFTADQLVQAVRDTRNGRANFTVTAADALLAHMRQGTAPSRGPLPEGLGAALTATPADPPPGQPEPSEGLSRLQPPVGQSSVSGGPGSSPNRQQYGLSSREVEVMELIASGMSNQQIAATCFISEKTVKNHINRIFTKLHSASRSEAIAHWLGTAPRPPGGRP; this is encoded by the coding sequence ATGCCGGACGACCCCGCCACCGCCCCCGCCGGACATCAGGACCCCCCGCCCTCCGCGATCGATCCCCCCGCCCTGCCCCCGGTGCCCGCCGCAGCCCCGCTCCGGGTGGTGGTGGCCGACGACAACCCCGTCGTACGGGCGGGCCTGGGCGTCCTGCTCTCGGGCCGGGCCGACATACAGGTGGTCGCGGAGGCGGCGGACGGCCGTGAGGCGTACGAGAAGACGCTCCGGCACCGCCCGGACGTCGTCCTCCTGGATGTCCGTATGCCGGGCGTGGACGGCATCTCGGCGCTGCCGCACCTGGTCGGGATCGCCCCGGTGCTGATGCTGACGTACAGCCGCGAGAGCGAGATCGTGCACGAGGCCCTGCGGCTGGGGGCGGGCGGTTACCTGGTGCACGGCGAGTTCACGGCGGACCAGCTGGTGCAGGCGGTACGGGACACGAGGAACGGCCGCGCCAACTTCACCGTCACAGCCGCTGACGCCCTGCTGGCCCATATGCGCCAGGGGACGGCCCCGTCCCGGGGGCCGTTACCGGAGGGGCTGGGCGCGGCGCTCACGGCAACGCCCGCCGACCCACCCCCGGGGCAGCCGGAACCTTCGGAAGGTCTTTCGCGACTGCAACCCCCTGTGGGACAGTCTTCTGTGAGCGGGGGGCCGGGCTCATCCCCCAACAGGCAGCAGTACGGGCTGAGTTCGCGGGAGGTGGAGGTCATGGAGCTGATTGCGTCCGGGATGAGTAATCAGCAGATCGCCGCCACCTGCTTCATCAGTGAGAAGACCGTCAAGAACCACATCAACCGCATCTTCACCAAGCTCCACAGCGCCAGCCGCAGCGAGGCCATAGCCCACTGGCTCGGTACGGCGCCCCGGCCTCCCGGGGGGCGGCCATGA
- a CDS encoding S-adenosyl methyltransferase: protein MDITDIDASSPHSARVWNFWLGGKDHYPVDEALGRQVAETYPAAQELALASRAFQKRAVAHLARTGIDQFLDLGTGLPVHDSTHEVAQSVNPDARIVYVDNDPLVLAHARALLRGVREDQTAYVDEDLRNAREVLTKAVATGALDPGRPVAVMILSTLGHLEAKAGAELMAEYMKPLVAGSALVVCDTVKTPETLAAQEAYASGDTPPYWVREPEEILAVAEGLEVLEPGLVPVSHWRPEGPAPRPVDQWGLVARKR from the coding sequence ATGGACATCACGGACATAGATGCCAGCAGCCCGCACTCCGCAAGAGTGTGGAACTTCTGGCTCGGCGGGAAGGACCATTACCCGGTCGATGAGGCGTTGGGCCGCCAGGTGGCCGAGACGTACCCGGCCGCCCAGGAACTGGCCCTGGCCTCGCGGGCGTTCCAGAAGCGGGCGGTGGCCCATCTCGCCCGTACGGGGATCGACCAGTTCCTCGACCTGGGGACCGGGCTGCCGGTCCACGACTCCACCCACGAGGTCGCGCAGTCGGTGAACCCCGACGCCCGGATCGTGTACGTCGACAACGACCCCCTGGTCCTCGCGCACGCGCGGGCGCTGCTGCGGGGTGTCCGGGAGGACCAGACCGCGTACGTGGACGAGGACCTGCGCAACGCCCGCGAGGTTCTCACCAAGGCGGTGGCGACGGGGGCACTGGACCCGGGGCGGCCGGTGGCGGTGATGATCCTGTCCACCCTGGGGCACCTGGAGGCGAAGGCCGGGGCCGAGCTGATGGCGGAGTACATGAAGCCGTTGGTGGCGGGCAGCGCGCTGGTGGTGTGCGACACGGTGAAGACGCCGGAGACGCTGGCCGCGCAGGAGGCGTACGCGTCGGGTGACACACCGCCGTACTGGGTGCGCGAGCCGGAGGAGATCCTGGCCGTGGCGGAGGGGCTCGAGGTGCTGGAGCCGGGGCTGGTCCCGGTGTCCCACTGGCGGCCGGAGGGCCCGGCGCCCCGTCCGGTGGACCAGTGGGGGCTGGTGGCCCGCAAGCGCTAG